A genomic window from Alkalihalobacillus sp. AL-G includes:
- a CDS encoding N-acetylglucosamine kinase translates to MGYIGIDGGGTKTTIALVDERGSFIARYDGGPGNPLSTGIEEVEDTLISLIDKVRSNHTEAFSRVKSVLAGMAGTENKHARTKVLNVLQSQFPSTVDVDVTNDALTALYSGTGGAPGIVNIAGTGSITYGITREGKEVRIGGWGYLTDHHGSGYGVGRLAIRKMFEAYDGLSKNTSIEKRILERFPIKTPPELVPFLYDSANLRTQIASICEDVFDEWMAGDEVASEIIQIAGKDISRCIVGMLHQYFHNEKEVKVVLTGSVFKRLDRFKPLIETNLPEDTIIIVPKLPPVAGAVIAGYQKSRMNHSNEFIETLKRTYR, encoded by the coding sequence ATGGGCTATATAGGAATCGATGGCGGCGGGACGAAAACAACAATCGCATTGGTTGATGAACGTGGATCCTTTATTGCAAGGTATGATGGTGGACCGGGAAACCCCTTATCAACAGGAATTGAAGAGGTGGAAGATACATTAATAAGTCTGATTGACAAGGTACGATCAAACCATACAGAAGCATTTAGCCGAGTAAAAAGTGTCTTGGCAGGCATGGCTGGTACTGAAAACAAGCATGCCAGAACTAAGGTTTTGAATGTACTTCAATCTCAATTTCCTTCGACTGTTGATGTTGATGTGACAAATGATGCTTTAACTGCATTGTATTCCGGTACAGGAGGAGCCCCTGGGATTGTGAACATCGCTGGGACGGGTTCTATTACATATGGAATAACGAGAGAAGGTAAAGAGGTCCGTATCGGTGGATGGGGTTATTTAACTGACCATCATGGCAGCGGATATGGGGTCGGTCGTTTAGCGATTCGAAAAATGTTTGAAGCATACGATGGACTTTCTAAGAACACCTCAATAGAGAAACGGATTCTAGAGCGTTTTCCGATCAAAACACCTCCAGAACTCGTACCATTTCTTTATGATTCAGCTAATCTACGAACCCAGATTGCATCAATTTGTGAGGATGTTTTTGATGAGTGGATGGCGGGAGATGAGGTTGCAAGTGAAATCATTCAAATCGCCGGTAAGGATATATCCCGCTGTATTGTTGGAATGCTCCACCAATATTTTCATAACGAAAAGGAAGTCAAGGTTGTTCTAACTGGTAGTGTGTTTAAACGTCTTGATCGGTTTAAGCCGCTGATTGAAACCAACCTTCCTGAGGATACGATTATCATCGTACCGAAATTGCCACCTGTAGCAGGAGCAGTCATCGCAGGCTATCAAAAGAGCAGGATGAACCACTCGAATGAATTCATCGAAACACTTAAGAGAACATATCGGTAG
- a CDS encoding GntR family transcriptional regulator, with protein sequence MIDKYSSIPIYVQIERFLTDGIDEGKYQDGEAIPSERELSELFKVSRMTVRQAINNLVTKGKLLKEKGKGTFVSSPRLSYALKGLVSFTEDMKHRGLTPSTKLISFKQMEKVSSTILNQLKLTQKEAVFCLHRVRYANDEPMALERAYLPVKLFSNLSVDSARGSLYEFVRNQLNYEIHHATQKIEAGLSTEVESKYLSIQQNRPVLIVRRTTYLSTGNPFEYVETVFRGEKYSFSVDVFRD encoded by the coding sequence ATGATTGACAAATATTCTAGTATACCGATTTATGTACAAATCGAGCGGTTTCTGACTGACGGGATTGATGAAGGTAAGTATCAGGATGGGGAGGCGATTCCGTCCGAGCGAGAATTATCCGAGCTGTTCAAGGTCAGTCGTATGACCGTTCGGCAAGCGATCAATAATCTCGTTACAAAGGGGAAGCTTTTAAAAGAGAAAGGAAAGGGGACATTCGTGTCTTCACCAAGACTATCCTATGCACTAAAAGGGCTGGTCAGTTTTACTGAGGACATGAAACACCGCGGCCTCACTCCTTCTACAAAATTGATTTCTTTTAAACAGATGGAAAAGGTATCCTCTACAATTTTAAATCAGCTGAAACTCACACAAAAGGAAGCTGTTTTTTGCCTGCATCGCGTCCGATATGCCAATGATGAACCGATGGCTTTAGAGAGGGCGTATCTACCTGTAAAACTATTTTCAAATTTATCAGTTGATTCAGCACGGGGCTCGTTGTACGAATTTGTCCGAAACCAATTAAACTATGAAATTCATCATGCCACCCAAAAGATTGAGGCTGGGCTGTCCACCGAAGTGGAGAGTAAGTATTTAAGCATACAGCAAAATCGACCGGTTTTGATTGTGAGAAGAACGACATACCTTTCTACAGGGAATCCATTCGAATACGTAGAAACGGTATTCCGTGGCGAAAAATATTCATTTTCAGTCGATGTTTTTCGGGATTAG
- the nagB gene encoding glucosamine-6-phosphate deaminase: MIITKDYTQLSERAAELIIDHMKNNPSLVLGAATGDTPKGTYTQLIKKLNKEDLDLSEIKTVNLDEYVGLVSEHSQSYWTYMKEYLYNPLNLSYNQAIIPNGKAEDLHKECERYEQEINRLGGIDLQILGIGRNGHIGFNEPYTPFDSRTHVVQLTENTRKANARFFTGEEEVPERAITVGISTIMKSKSIVLLASGQEKASAVQAVLNGQVDGAWPATILNNHPDVTFIVDEAAKNG, encoded by the coding sequence ATGATCATCACGAAAGATTACACACAGTTAAGCGAAAGAGCTGCAGAGCTTATAATCGATCATATGAAGAACAATCCTTCCCTTGTTTTAGGAGCAGCAACTGGTGATACACCAAAGGGTACATACACCCAACTGATCAAAAAGCTGAATAAAGAGGACCTGGATCTATCTGAAATTAAAACCGTTAACCTTGATGAGTATGTCGGACTTGTTTCAGAGCACTCCCAAAGCTATTGGACCTATATGAAGGAGTATTTGTATAATCCGTTGAATTTATCATACAACCAAGCTATTATTCCTAATGGAAAAGCAGAGGATTTACATAAAGAGTGTGAGCGCTATGAACAAGAAATCAATCGATTAGGCGGGATTGACCTGCAAATACTCGGGATTGGAAGAAACGGACATATCGGGTTTAATGAGCCCTATACACCTTTTGATTCACGAACTCATGTTGTCCAGCTGACAGAGAACACGAGAAAGGCGAATGCCAGGTTCTTCACAGGGGAAGAAGAGGTTCCAGAACGGGCGATTACGGTAGGGATTTCGACGATTATGAAAAGTAAATCGATCGTTCTCCTCGCCTCTGGTCAGGAAAAGGCTTCCGCAGTTCAGGCGGTTTTGAACGGACAAGTCGATGGAGCATGGCCAGCGACAATTTTAAATAATCATCCCGATGTAACATTCATTGTAGATGAAGCTGCTAAGAATGGATAA
- a CDS encoding MFS transporter, whose translation MEAVVNTKQEVVSPALWKNRNFLLLWIADLCSSFGLSIFMFSQSWYVVKVMGLEASLGLVFIASSIPRVIFMIIGGAIADRFNKNLIMFISDFTRALVAGALVFWLIFGDVSLWSFVIFAFIFGVLDAFFWPANGGLLPSLINKEQLTRANSIIQMTSQSSFIVGPMLAGAIIALGNYVTTFSITAGLLIVASIAVLLIKVKKKKLGEEEQTEPNLLSSIKEGITYVRQSAFLSALLVFAVLINLFMVGPLQMGLPLFVDNVLKGDSLIFSYLEGTLAGGMLVGSILIGILNIQKKRGLLVIFSVLFAGLIFSLFSQTGNLWQSLIMIGFLGGTFSVINIPIFAAVQSVVKEEMIGRVMSLLSMSSIGLVPVSFAITSGLLSIGVDVTQIMLGGGLLIVAVAILIYWKVTGLRNYN comes from the coding sequence ATGGAAGCAGTTGTCAATACAAAGCAGGAAGTTGTGAGTCCTGCACTATGGAAGAACCGTAACTTCCTATTATTGTGGATTGCAGATTTATGCTCAAGCTTTGGTTTATCAATATTCATGTTCTCGCAATCGTGGTATGTGGTTAAAGTGATGGGACTTGAAGCTTCACTCGGATTAGTATTCATCGCATCGAGTATTCCAAGGGTCATTTTCATGATCATTGGTGGAGCAATTGCGGATCGATTCAATAAAAATTTAATTATGTTCATATCCGACTTTACTCGTGCCTTAGTAGCTGGGGCATTGGTATTCTGGCTTATTTTCGGTGACGTGTCACTTTGGTCGTTTGTGATTTTTGCTTTTATATTTGGTGTGTTAGATGCGTTTTTCTGGCCGGCAAATGGTGGATTACTACCATCATTAATTAACAAGGAACAATTGACGAGGGCCAATTCAATTATCCAAATGACGAGTCAATCTTCCTTCATAGTTGGTCCCATGCTAGCAGGTGCGATCATTGCACTCGGTAATTATGTAACTACCTTTTCAATTACTGCAGGGTTATTGATCGTCGCTAGTATTGCGGTTCTGTTGATTAAGGTCAAAAAGAAAAAGCTTGGGGAAGAGGAACAAACCGAACCAAATCTTCTAAGCTCGATAAAGGAAGGAATCACTTACGTTAGACAGTCTGCATTCCTCAGTGCGTTATTAGTATTTGCGGTTTTGATCAACCTTTTCATGGTTGGTCCGTTGCAAATGGGGCTCCCTCTTTTTGTCGATAATGTATTAAAGGGAGATTCACTTATATTTAGCTATTTAGAGGGAACACTTGCTGGAGGGATGCTTGTCGGATCGATATTGATCGGGATTTTAAACATCCAGAAAAAACGAGGACTACTTGTTATATTCTCCGTTCTATTCGCAGGTTTGATCTTTAGTCTATTTAGTCAAACGGGTAATCTGTGGCAAAGTTTGATTATGATTGGATTTCTTGGAGGAACCTTTTCAGTCATCAATATTCCGATTTTTGCAGCAGTCCAATCGGTTGTAAAGGAAGAGATGATCGGACGTGTGATGAGTTTACTATCCATGTCATCAATTGGGCTCGTCCCGGTTTCATTTGCCATTACTTCAGGACTATTGTCAATTGGTGTGGATGTCACACAAATCATGCTCGGTGGAGGACTTTTAATTGTAGCGGTCGCTATCCTAATCTATTGGAAGGTGACCGGACTGCGAAACTATAACTGA
- a CDS encoding TetR/AcrR family transcriptional regulator — protein sequence MPKVSKKYKEEKRSAILEAATQCFAQKGYNETTVDDIANASGTSKGSIYLYFSSKEEIFFRLNEERTERFFAIKKELDMKKSATEKIHYLFEYFLSGKLEEGDLERISVSFEFWIYISKHPDKQKLFDERANMFTDFMKEIVKEGIDAGEFSPDVSIQELSYMFWALTDGILLHLLFHKQEKKHKAMLRTLEYMVLAYLKTGNRFSLETE from the coding sequence ATGCCAAAAGTATCGAAAAAGTATAAAGAAGAAAAAAGATCAGCCATTCTTGAAGCTGCCACTCAATGCTTTGCTCAGAAGGGTTATAACGAAACGACCGTTGATGATATCGCGAATGCTTCTGGAACGAGCAAGGGGTCGATTTATCTTTATTTCAGCAGCAAAGAGGAGATTTTCTTTCGTTTGAATGAAGAACGTACGGAGCGATTTTTTGCAATCAAAAAAGAACTGGACATGAAAAAATCTGCAACAGAGAAAATCCATTATTTGTTCGAGTATTTCCTTAGCGGAAAACTTGAAGAAGGTGATCTCGAACGGATTTCAGTTTCGTTTGAATTCTGGATTTATATTTCAAAGCATCCTGATAAACAAAAGTTGTTTGATGAGCGAGCGAACATGTTTACTGATTTTATGAAGGAAATTGTAAAGGAAGGGATCGATGCAGGTGAGTTTAGTCCAGATGTAAGTATCCAAGAGCTTTCATACATGTTCTGGGCACTCACGGACGGCATCTTATTGCACCTCCTTTTTCATAAACAAGAAAAAAAACACAAAGCGATGTTACGGACATTAGAATATATGGTACTCGCCTATCTGAAAACCGGTAACCGATTCAGTCTTGAGACGGAGTAA
- a CDS encoding GNAT family N-acetyltransferase → MIEIKRLSECSLLDVLDSWNNGFKGYFSPMTMTVDQFLKRMVQEGLSAEDSIIAYVDGVPAGIILNGFRTVDEEVVSYNGGTGVAPEFRRTGVGRKMMEKVVDIYRKKDVSIATLEAIVENEAAINLYKSLGYLTDQNVAYLQQEGIMSSDPFQYSESNGFTSETTLPEMISHLPFYKTNSPWQTQWQSTMNGTAMIARKDDKEIGYAIYRNVYHPDGSLATIVLHQIGTVPEFDDQNGLVGYLLSAVLKPEVNCKRLVINSPLNEQPLMNQLGEAGFSTMVEQVWMKKAIKEPSKTNAKSIEKV, encoded by the coding sequence GTGATCGAAATCAAACGTCTTTCTGAATGTTCATTATTGGATGTTTTGGATTCATGGAACAATGGATTTAAAGGCTATTTTTCACCAATGACGATGACCGTAGACCAATTTTTGAAACGAATGGTTCAAGAAGGCTTATCGGCAGAAGATTCAATTATTGCTTATGTCGATGGTGTTCCAGCAGGCATTATTTTAAATGGGTTTCGAACTGTGGACGAAGAGGTTGTGAGCTATAACGGTGGTACAGGTGTAGCGCCTGAATTCCGTAGAACGGGTGTAGGACGCAAGATGATGGAAAAGGTAGTAGATATTTATCGAAAAAAGGACGTATCGATCGCTACTCTTGAAGCAATTGTTGAAAATGAGGCAGCGATTAATTTGTATAAGTCCCTCGGGTATTTAACGGATCAGAATGTTGCCTATCTTCAGCAAGAAGGGATCATGTCAAGTGATCCGTTCCAATATTCAGAGTCTAATGGATTTACCTCCGAGACGACGTTACCAGAAATGATTTCACATTTGCCTTTTTACAAAACGAATAGCCCATGGCAGACACAATGGCAAAGTACGATGAACGGAACTGCGATGATTGCAAGAAAAGACGATAAGGAAATTGGATATGCGATATATCGTAATGTTTATCACCCAGATGGCAGTCTTGCAACGATTGTGCTGCATCAGATCGGAACCGTCCCTGAATTCGATGATCAGAATGGACTCGTCGGCTATCTCTTATCCGCCGTCCTTAAGCCAGAAGTGAACTGCAAACGACTTGTCATCAATTCCCCTTTAAATGAACAACCACTTATGAATCAACTCGGTGAAGCGGGTTTTTCAACAATGGTCGAACAAGTATGGATGAAAAAAGCAATTAAGGAGCCGAGTAAAACGAATGCCAAAAGTATCGAAAAAGTATAA
- a CDS encoding YqzH family protein — MKKMIDRCLSDYFGDSSLFPLTADEYEKLIDKISGTLVKQENEEVYTIVHDVIYAYLTQD, encoded by the coding sequence ATAAAAAAAATGATTGATCGTTGTCTATCTGATTACTTTGGAGATTCATCCCTTTTTCCATTAACGGCTGATGAATACGAAAAACTGATTGATAAAATATCTGGTACTCTTGTAAAGCAGGAGAATGAAGAAGTGTATACGATTGTCCACGATGTCATTTATGCATATTTGACACAGGATTAA
- a CDS encoding SDR family oxidoreductase, with amino-acid sequence MSKVATRKIVVITGASSGIGAEMAYQVALKGWLPVLMARSLDKLELLQSNIEEKTGIQPIVYRLDVRDHSAVQQTFQTVDESVGRIDVLINNAGYGKFDYFTDANLDDIEGMFDTNVVGLMTCTKAVLPGMIDRRAGHIINIASQAGKIATSKSSVYAATKHAVLGFTNSLRMELEEYQIDVTAVNPGPIQTNFFEVADQSGQYQKNVERYMLQPENVASKIVDSIDRPVREINLPKWMDLGSRAYQVFPGLIEKIAGKSFKQK; translated from the coding sequence ATTAGCAAGGTGGCAACTAGAAAAATTGTCGTCATCACTGGAGCATCGAGTGGTATTGGGGCGGAAATGGCATACCAGGTTGCCTTAAAAGGATGGCTTCCAGTTTTAATGGCGCGATCACTTGATAAGTTAGAACTTCTTCAATCGAACATAGAAGAAAAAACGGGCATACAACCTATCGTTTATCGATTGGACGTTCGTGATCACAGCGCTGTTCAACAGACCTTTCAGACTGTTGATGAGAGTGTCGGACGGATCGATGTGTTAATAAACAATGCGGGTTATGGTAAGTTCGACTATTTCACGGACGCAAACCTTGATGATATTGAAGGGATGTTCGATACGAATGTGGTTGGCCTGATGACGTGCACAAAAGCTGTATTACCAGGCATGATCGATAGACGTGCAGGTCATATCATTAACATTGCTTCACAAGCTGGGAAGATTGCAACTTCAAAAAGCAGTGTGTATGCAGCTACAAAACACGCTGTTCTAGGGTTTACAAACAGTTTGCGGATGGAATTGGAGGAATACCAGATCGATGTGACAGCTGTTAATCCAGGTCCGATTCAGACGAATTTTTTTGAGGTGGCAGATCAATCGGGACAGTATCAGAAAAATGTTGAACGATATATGCTCCAGCCTGAAAACGTTGCGAGTAAGATTGTCGATAGCATCGACCGGCCGGTAAGAGAAATCAACCTACCGAAGTGGATGGATTTAGGAAGTAGAGCTTATCAGGTGTTCCCGGGTCTCATCGAAAAGATTGCAGGGAAATCATTTAAACAAAAATAA
- a CDS encoding MBL fold metallo-hydrolase: MDERITCITLPTPFAVGDVNVYLIEGEKLTLVDTGPKTEETWTEFQRQIENSGYDVEDIQQVILTHHHPDHVGLSDFLKSRNVSFLSLAYNVPWLQKDSVFLAHHDRFYEKVYKEMGIEQFHKKSMAQIRKYLDYSCTVKIDTILQEGDEIEGLEGWKVLETPGHAQGHLSLFRVKDGIMVGGDHVIKHISSNALIEPPPLGIEERPKTLLQYRESLKKVIECDVKKVYSGHGEIVSNPIELVQERLLKQEERAERILEMIEGKALTGIEICMKLFPSIYLKELGLTMSETLGHLDLLQSNNKLNVANQNGVLYFQARRY, from the coding sequence TTGGATGAACGCATAACTTGTATAACTCTCCCTACACCGTTTGCGGTCGGGGATGTTAATGTGTATTTAATTGAAGGTGAGAAACTGACGCTTGTCGACACTGGACCGAAAACAGAAGAAACTTGGACCGAGTTCCAAAGGCAAATAGAAAATTCCGGGTACGATGTGGAGGATATTCAACAGGTCATCCTTACACATCATCATCCGGATCACGTCGGTTTGTCAGACTTTCTAAAAAGTCGAAATGTATCGTTTCTAAGCTTAGCTTACAATGTTCCATGGTTACAGAAAGACTCTGTGTTTTTAGCTCATCATGACCGATTTTACGAAAAAGTGTACAAAGAGATGGGTATCGAACAGTTCCACAAAAAATCGATGGCGCAAATCCGCAAGTATTTAGATTATTCTTGCACGGTGAAAATTGACACGATTTTGCAAGAGGGAGATGAAATTGAAGGGCTTGAGGGTTGGAAGGTCCTTGAAACACCAGGTCACGCACAAGGGCATCTGTCACTATTCCGTGTGAAAGATGGGATCATGGTTGGCGGTGACCATGTCATCAAGCACATTTCTTCAAATGCATTGATAGAACCACCGCCGCTTGGGATTGAGGAGCGGCCTAAGACGCTGTTGCAATATCGTGAATCGTTGAAAAAAGTTATTGAATGCGATGTGAAAAAAGTGTATTCCGGGCACGGTGAAATTGTTTCGAACCCGATTGAACTTGTTCAAGAACGCCTGCTTAAGCAAGAAGAACGAGCCGAGCGAATTTTAGAAATGATCGAAGGAAAGGCCTTAACTGGCATTGAAATTTGTATGAAGCTATTTCCCTCGATTTATTTAAAGGAGCTAGGTCTCACAATGTCTGAAACACTTGGGCACCTCGACCTTTTACAAAGCAATAATAAACTGAATGTTGCCAATCAAAACGGTGTACTTTATTTTCAAGCAAGGAGGTATTAG
- the proC gene encoding pyrroline-5-carboxylate reductase — MNILKQMISFIGAGSMAESIIKGLLNTQCVTTEQIQVTNRSNNQRLTCIAENYHVIVSRNFEKIVSDADVLILAMKPKDALEALLALRSYVTTNHIVLSVMAGISTNFIESVLEDQIPVIRAMPNTSSEIGFSATTVCTGKYSTFENLKNAIQLFESIGSVFVVDEKQMDVTTAIAGSGPAYFYYIADAIQKAALIHGIGDHEARMLIADTLIGAGEMLKQSSTDLGQLRKKITSPGGTTAAGIQALMEGNVHHAFISCITAAVRRSQELEKG; from the coding sequence ATGAACATACTCAAGCAAATGATTTCCTTCATCGGAGCGGGTTCGATGGCTGAATCGATTATAAAAGGCTTGTTGAACACCCAATGTGTCACCACTGAACAAATTCAAGTCACAAACCGATCCAATAACCAACGCCTTACTTGTATTGCAGAAAACTATCACGTTATAGTTTCTCGAAATTTTGAAAAAATCGTTTCCGATGCCGACGTTCTTATACTTGCCATGAAACCGAAAGATGCACTAGAAGCTTTATTGGCACTCCGTTCTTATGTAACAACAAACCACATCGTTTTATCGGTGATGGCTGGTATTTCAACCAATTTTATTGAGTCTGTGCTCGAGGATCAAATCCCCGTGATTCGGGCGATGCCGAATACATCATCGGAAATCGGCTTTTCAGCAACGACAGTATGTACAGGTAAGTACAGTACATTTGAGAATTTAAAAAACGCAATTCAACTTTTCGAATCGATCGGTTCCGTCTTCGTTGTCGATGAAAAGCAAATGGATGTAACAACAGCGATTGCCGGAAGTGGTCCAGCCTACTTTTATTATATCGCAGATGCCATCCAGAAAGCTGCCCTCATACATGGAATCGGTGATCATGAGGCACGAATGCTGATTGCTGATACGTTAATCGGTGCTGGGGAAATGTTAAAACAATCATCAACTGATCTTGGGCAGCTTCGAAAAAAGATTACAAGCCCCGGCGGAACCACGGCAGCTGGCATTCAAGCATTAATGGAAGGAAACGTCCATCATGCCTTCATTTCTTGCATCACAGCGGCCGTCCGGCGTTCACAAGAATTAGAAAAGGGCTAG
- a CDS encoding M20/M25/M40 family metallo-hydrolase: MRKWQDKDSLKELLYQLVEFPSITGSDAEIGISEFIYMKLSELNYFKEKPEDLQIHPTSDGRKFVTALVQSGKSNETVILISHFDVVDIEDYGEWKNLAFRPKELTQEFLAIKHELPDVIQDDLEQAEWIFGRGAMDMKAGLTLQMSMIEKASLGEFDGNILLLTVPDEEANSTGMLEAVEVLLELTETQNLHYKACLNSEPVFTRYPGDTNQYVYTGSIGKLLPGYLCYGMETHVGEPFSGLNANYMVSELTRELELNTDFCESIDGEVTPPPTNLMQKDMKEEYSVQIPHVAVTMFNLMTMERSVSDFNDKLLEIARNIATRIEQQLLYRATAFNQWEQFNPILHQIQVFTYDELLEKAILHYGEAEIIRRQAYISTNFKDLGDRDLSTRLVSDLASLCKDEGPMIVLFYSPPFYPAVSSRKNEFIQTVVNEMIEHAKTEHNVTLKKQHYFAGLSDLSFTSLTQPVDGLIPLFRNMPLYQIGYQFPLDELQQLDIPVMNLGPLGRDAHKWTERLNVDYSFGPFHQMLPAAIGKLLK; the protein is encoded by the coding sequence ATGAGAAAATGGCAGGACAAAGATAGTTTAAAAGAGTTGCTTTATCAGCTTGTTGAATTTCCTAGTATCACAGGGTCCGATGCTGAAATCGGGATCAGTGAATTTATTTATATGAAGCTTTCAGAGCTGAATTATTTCAAAGAGAAGCCAGAGGATCTGCAAATACATCCGACTAGTGATGGACGAAAGTTCGTAACCGCTCTCGTGCAAAGTGGGAAGTCGAACGAAACGGTTATTCTGATCAGCCATTTTGATGTAGTCGATATTGAGGATTATGGCGAGTGGAAGAATCTTGCTTTCCGTCCGAAAGAACTGACTCAGGAATTTCTGGCGATTAAACACGAGCTTCCGGATGTTATCCAGGATGATCTTGAACAGGCTGAGTGGATTTTCGGCCGTGGTGCGATGGATATGAAGGCAGGACTTACTCTTCAAATGTCAATGATTGAGAAAGCTAGTTTAGGTGAATTTGACGGAAACATATTATTGTTGACCGTCCCTGATGAAGAGGCGAATTCAACTGGAATGCTCGAAGCGGTTGAAGTGTTGCTCGAATTAACTGAAACGCAAAATCTTCACTATAAAGCTTGCTTAAATTCAGAACCCGTCTTTACTCGTTATCCGGGGGACACGAACCAATATGTATACACAGGTTCAATCGGAAAGCTCCTTCCAGGGTATTTATGTTATGGAATGGAAACGCATGTTGGTGAACCCTTTTCAGGATTGAATGCGAATTATATGGTTTCTGAGCTGACACGCGAACTTGAGTTGAACACGGACTTTTGTGAGTCGATAGATGGTGAAGTGACACCTCCGCCTACGAATTTGATGCAAAAGGATATGAAGGAAGAATATTCGGTGCAAATCCCACATGTCGCTGTAACAATGTTTAATTTGATGACGATGGAACGGTCGGTTTCTGATTTTAATGATAAGCTGTTGGAGATCGCTCGAAATATCGCGACTAGGATTGAGCAACAGCTTCTTTACCGGGCAACAGCATTTAACCAATGGGAGCAATTCAATCCGATTTTGCATCAAATTCAAGTTTTTACGTACGATGAGCTTCTTGAAAAGGCAATCCTGCACTATGGGGAAGCTGAGATCATTCGAAGACAGGCATACATTTCTACTAATTTTAAGGATCTAGGTGATCGTGATCTTTCGACTCGGCTCGTGTCGGACCTTGCTTCACTTTGTAAGGATGAGGGACCGATGATCGTCTTGTTTTACAGTCCGCCATTCTATCCGGCTGTATCATCAAGAAAAAATGAATTTATTCAAACCGTTGTCAATGAAATGATCGAGCATGCGAAAACGGAGCACAATGTAACCTTGAAGAAACAGCATTATTTTGCAGGCTTATCCGATTTGAGTTTTACAAGCCTTACACAGCCTGTAGATGGATTGATTCCGTTGTTCCGAAATATGCCGCTCTATCAAATTGGCTACCAGTTTCCACTTGATGAGCTTCAACAGCTGGACATTCCAGTAATGAATTTAGGACCGCTAGGGAGAGATGCACATAAATGGACGGAACGATTAAACGTCGATTATTCATTTGGACCTTTCCACCAAATGCTCCCTGCTGCGATTGGAAAATTGCTGAAATAA
- a CDS encoding glycerophosphodiester phosphodiesterase, which produces MTYIFAHRGASKYAPENTMASFQKAIELNADGIELDVQLSKDNIPVVIHDENVKRTTDGKGLVCEYSFEQLQCFDAGNWFSSHFQEERIPSLEEVLIWIKSTPLKLNLELKNTILPHYGMERLVYDLVTKYDLNDRIIYSSFNHYSLRELQRIDRTNEIAPLYSSGLYEPWNYVRKLNTKSAHPHWRTLNASILKSFTKHGIKVRTYTVNDPKKMRWLFDQQVEAIITDVPDIAKNVLDGVHHHKPSKILTILQKLNPL; this is translated from the coding sequence ATGACATATATTTTTGCTCATCGGGGCGCAAGTAAATATGCCCCTGAAAATACGATGGCATCATTCCAGAAAGCAATCGAGTTGAATGCTGACGGAATCGAACTTGATGTCCAGCTTTCAAAAGACAACATTCCTGTGGTCATTCATGACGAAAACGTAAAGCGAACGACGGACGGAAAAGGCTTGGTTTGTGAATATAGCTTTGAACAGCTTCAATGTTTTGATGCTGGCAATTGGTTTTCCAGTCATTTTCAGGAAGAACGAATTCCTTCCCTAGAAGAGGTCCTGATTTGGATAAAATCGACCCCCTTGAAGCTGAATCTCGAACTAAAAAATACCATCCTTCCACATTATGGCATGGAAAGGCTGGTTTATGACCTCGTTACTAAATACGATCTCAATGACCGAATTATTTACTCATCGTTCAACCATTATAGTTTACGTGAACTTCAAAGAATCGATCGAACTAATGAAATTGCACCCTTATATTCCTCAGGTCTATATGAACCGTGGAACTATGTACGTAAATTAAACACCAAAAGTGCCCACCCGCACTGGAGAACCCTTAATGCTAGCATATTGAAAAGCTTCACTAAACATGGAATAAAGGTGAGAACATATACCGTCAATGATCCGAAGAAAATGCGTTGGTTGTTTGATCAGCAGGTGGAAGCCATCATTACAGATGTTCCAGACATTGCAAAGAACGTTCTGGATGGCGTTCACCACCATAAGCCATCTAAAATCCTGACAATCCTACAAAAACTGAATCCACTTTAG